The following coding sequences are from one Bradyrhizobium sp. WSM471 window:
- a CDS encoding TIGR00645 family protein, whose amino-acid sequence MTSEPKAPSAVSVPAPQIGAFAQLIFGSRWLQVPLYVGLIVAQAVYVLLFLKELWHLVVHSFDASEQQIMLVVLGLIDVVMISNLLVMVIVGGYETFVSRLNLSGHPDEPEWLSHVNASVLKIKLAMAIIGISSISLLRTFIEAGNLGTTRSNFTESGVMWQVLIHLTFIISAIGIAWVDRLSESGQRKGAGHG is encoded by the coding sequence ATGACGTCCGAACCCAAAGCACCTTCGGCGGTTTCCGTGCCGGCGCCGCAAATCGGCGCGTTCGCCCAACTCATCTTTGGCTCGCGCTGGCTGCAAGTTCCGCTTTATGTCGGCCTAATCGTTGCGCAGGCCGTCTATGTGCTGCTGTTCCTGAAGGAGCTCTGGCACCTGGTCGTGCACTCGTTCGACGCCAGCGAGCAGCAGATCATGCTGGTCGTGCTCGGGCTGATCGACGTCGTGATGATCTCGAACCTGCTGGTGATGGTGATCGTCGGCGGTTACGAGACCTTCGTTTCGCGCCTGAACCTCAGCGGTCATCCGGACGAGCCGGAATGGCTCAGCCACGTCAATGCCAGCGTGCTCAAGATCAAGCTTGCGATGGCGATCATCGGCATCTCCTCGATCTCGCTGCTCAGGACCTTCATCGAGGCCGGCAATCTCGGCACGACGCGCAGCAATTTCACCGAGAGCGGCGTGATGTGGCAGGTGCTGATCCACCTGACCTTCATCATCTCCGCGATCGGCATCGCCTGGGTCGACCGCCTCAGTGAGAGCGGCCAGCGCAAGGGAGCCGGCCACGGCTGA
- a CDS encoding TerB family tellurite resistance protein, with the protein MSDAKHSNPIAIEITEPSSLNEQAAVALVIVGALVAVADRRVSPVERDEVVRFIKDRKLAPHISDDRLYAMFDELAERLEEPDFANVVIDHLRPVSDLPLSSHLMELSERVAAADEDVHPHEVQAIKLLRLLTLVLPRAKQVTIGAVRAEQRMAAEE; encoded by the coding sequence ATGTCCGACGCCAAGCATTCAAATCCGATCGCAATCGAGATCACCGAGCCGTCCAGCCTGAACGAGCAGGCTGCGGTGGCGCTTGTGATCGTCGGCGCGCTGGTTGCCGTCGCCGACCGGCGAGTTTCGCCGGTCGAACGCGACGAGGTCGTCCGTTTCATCAAGGATCGCAAGCTGGCGCCGCACATATCGGACGACCGGCTCTACGCGATGTTCGACGAGCTTGCCGAACGACTTGAGGAGCCGGATTTCGCCAATGTGGTGATCGACCATTTGCGCCCGGTTTCGGACCTGCCGCTGTCGTCTCACCTCATGGAATTGTCGGAGCGCGTCGCGGCCGCGGACGAGGACGTGCATCCCCACGAAGTGCAGGCGATCAAGCTGTTGCGCCTGCTGACGCTGGTGCTGCCGCGCGCAAAGCAGGTGACGATCGGTGCCGTGCGGGCTGAACAGCGCATGGCCGCCGAGGAGTAA
- a CDS encoding TerC family protein yields MTEFITTEALTALLQVVLIDLVLAGDNAVVIGLAAAGLPAEQRRRAIVVGIIAATALRIVFAGVATQLLQVIGLLLAGGVLLLWVCWKMWRELREQSAHANEFAFSHGGSSAAPASRKTFRQAAVQIVAADVSMSLDNVLAVAGAAREHPYILAFGLLLSVALMGVAADLLGRVLQKQRWIGYVGLAIIVYVAFEMIYRGSLELAPVIASL; encoded by the coding sequence ATGACTGAATTCATCACCACCGAAGCGCTGACCGCGCTGCTTCAGGTCGTCCTGATCGACCTCGTGCTCGCAGGCGACAATGCCGTCGTCATCGGCCTTGCCGCAGCCGGCCTGCCGGCCGAGCAGCGCCGGCGCGCCATCGTCGTCGGCATCATCGCCGCCACCGCCCTGCGCATCGTCTTTGCCGGCGTCGCGACCCAGCTTCTGCAAGTGATCGGGCTATTGCTCGCCGGTGGCGTGCTGCTGCTCTGGGTGTGCTGGAAGATGTGGCGGGAGCTGCGCGAGCAGTCCGCGCATGCGAACGAGTTCGCGTTCAGCCATGGCGGAAGCAGCGCTGCTCCTGCCTCCCGAAAGACCTTCAGACAGGCGGCCGTTCAGATCGTCGCCGCCGACGTCTCGATGTCGCTCGACAACGTGCTCGCGGTCGCGGGCGCTGCGCGCGAGCATCCCTACATCCTCGCCTTCGGCCTGCTGTTGTCGGTCGCGCTGATGGGCGTCGCCGCCGATTTGCTCGGCCGCGTGCTCCAGAAGCAGCGCTGGATCGGTTATGTCGGCCTCGCCATCATCGTTTACGTCGCCTTCGAGATGATCTATCGCGGGTCGCTCGAGCTTGCGCCTGTGATCGCGAGTCTCTGA
- a CDS encoding MOSC and FAD-binding oxidoreductase domain-containing protein: protein MARLLSVNVGLPREIAWQGRTVHTGIWKAQVKGPRRVRRLNIDGDGQGDTAGHGGEHRAVFVYQDESYRYWQEHLGRSNLVHGQFGENFTVEGLADTNVCIGDRYRIGSALLEVTQPRVTCYRLGIRMDEPDMAALLVRHGRPGFYFRVIEEGDVETGDEITQIAVGPERMSVFEINALLYMPPHPRERLERALRIPALSRGWHRSFEALLEQQKDNKTAGNAGLGPVASPAPAWRGFRSFRVARKIAESGNVTSLILEPADGRPVADALPGQFVVIRLEPSAAQAMTRSYSLSSGADAASYRISIKREPHGAASLYVADELKTGDVIELGAPRGSFTLRPDARPVVLLSAGIGVTPVLAMLHALAAQGAMQDVWWLHGTRNGREHSFAAEARGLLARLAHHHSHVCYSVPDPADRPGLDFDTAGHLDRRLLEQLEVPRDGDFYLCGPAAFMSDLTAGLAALGVPPDRIHTELFGSKPSLTPGIAAAPKPRAHMPAGATGPGPMVSFARSGLNVRWGASYASLLELAEACDVPVRWSCRTGVCHNCESGLIAGTVDYAPDPLDPPADGNVLICCSRPRNDVVIDL, encoded by the coding sequence ATGGCACGTCTGCTTTCGGTCAATGTCGGCCTGCCGCGCGAAATCGCCTGGCAGGGTCGGACCGTCCACACCGGCATCTGGAAGGCGCAGGTCAAAGGCCCGCGCAGGGTGCGCCGGCTCAACATCGATGGCGACGGCCAGGGCGATACGGCCGGTCATGGCGGCGAGCATCGTGCCGTATTCGTCTATCAGGACGAATCCTATCGGTACTGGCAGGAGCATCTGGGTCGATCGAACCTCGTTCATGGCCAGTTCGGTGAGAACTTTACGGTCGAGGGCCTCGCCGACACCAACGTGTGCATCGGAGACCGCTACAGGATTGGCTCCGCGCTGTTGGAAGTGACGCAGCCGCGCGTCACCTGCTACCGGCTCGGCATTCGCATGGACGAGCCGGACATGGCCGCGCTGCTCGTCAGGCACGGCCGGCCCGGGTTCTATTTTCGTGTGATCGAGGAAGGCGACGTCGAAACCGGTGACGAGATCACACAGATCGCTGTGGGACCCGAGCGCATGAGCGTGTTCGAGATCAATGCGCTGCTCTACATGCCGCCGCATCCGCGCGAACGCCTGGAGCGCGCGCTGCGGATTCCCGCGTTGAGCCGCGGCTGGCACCGTTCTTTCGAGGCGCTGCTCGAGCAGCAGAAGGACAACAAGACCGCGGGAAACGCCGGGCTTGGACCGGTGGCGAGCCCAGCTCCCGCCTGGCGCGGATTCCGCTCCTTTCGCGTGGCGCGCAAGATCGCGGAGAGCGGCAACGTGACGTCGCTGATCCTCGAACCTGCCGACGGACGTCCCGTGGCGGACGCCCTGCCCGGTCAATTCGTCGTCATCAGGCTCGAGCCTTCCGCTGCGCAGGCGATGACGCGCAGCTATTCACTGTCGAGCGGCGCCGATGCCGCGTCCTATCGCATCAGCATCAAGCGCGAACCGCACGGCGCCGCCAGCCTCTATGTCGCCGACGAGCTCAAGACCGGCGACGTCATCGAGCTCGGCGCGCCACGCGGCAGTTTCACGCTCCGGCCGGATGCGCGGCCCGTCGTCCTGCTGAGTGCCGGCATCGGCGTGACGCCGGTGCTCGCCATGCTCCACGCGCTCGCTGCGCAAGGCGCAATGCAGGACGTCTGGTGGCTGCACGGCACCCGCAACGGCCGCGAGCATTCGTTCGCCGCCGAGGCGCGCGGGCTGTTGGCCCGGCTCGCTCACCATCACAGCCATGTCTGCTACAGCGTGCCTGATCCGGCCGATCGTCCTGGCCTCGATTTCGACACCGCAGGACATCTGGACCGGCGCCTGCTCGAACAGCTCGAGGTACCACGTGACGGTGATTTCTATCTCTGCGGCCCCGCCGCTTTCATGAGCGATCTCACCGCCGGCCTCGCTGCATTGGGCGTCCCGCCCGATCGCATCCACACCGAGCTGTTCGGCAGCAAGCCATCGCTGACACCGGGCATCGCGGCAGCACCGAAGCCGAGAGCACATATGCCGGCCGGAGCGACCGGCCCCGGTCCGATGGTGTCATTCGCCCGCAGTGGCCTCAATGTCCGCTGGGGAGCATCCTATGCCAGCCTGCTGGAGCTGGCCGAAGCCTGCGATGTCCCCGTGCGATGGTCGTGCCGAACCGGCGTCTGCCATAATTGCGAGAGCGGATTGATCGCGGGGACGGTCGACTATGCGCCGGATCCGCTCGATCCGCCGGCAGACGGCAATGTCCTGATCTGCTGCTCACGGCCCCGCAACGACGTCGTGATTGATCTATAG